One Helianthus annuus cultivar XRQ/B chromosome 12, HanXRQr2.0-SUNRISE, whole genome shotgun sequence genomic region harbors:
- the LOC110920278 gene encoding ENTH domain-containing protein C19F8.03c-like — MQEEYEDARSCKRWDKKRECFFNRKGDSVVDKREVVCNDVLAVIPLSAGQDNQGSDESECETERRRKDEESVEMLVEELKKTTKKEEVAEDESQKSADDSLEKSAEEKVVTEKQQNEEVKKEEESGEEKQEKGDVKDKESADEVVAE, encoded by the exons atgcaggaagagtatgaagACGCGAGAAGCTGCAAAAGATGGGATAAGAAAAGAGAGTGTTTCTTCAATCGAAAAGGAGATTCGGTTGTTGATAAACGAGAAGTGGTGTGCAATGATGTGCTTGCAGTTATTCCTCTGTCCG CTGGACAAGATAATCAGGGGAGTGATGAGAGCGAGTGTGAAacagagagaagaagaaaagatgaagaaagtGTTGAGATGTTGGTGGAAGAGCTGAAAAAAACAACAAAGAAAGAAGAAGTGGCTGAAGATGAAAGCCAGAAGTCAGCTGATGATAGTTTAGAGAAGTCAGCAGAAGAAAAGGTTGTTACTGAAAAACAACAAAATGAAGaggtgaagaaagaagaagaatcAGGTGAAGAGAAGCAGGAGAAAGGTGATGTAAAAGATAAAGAGTCGGCCGATGAAGTTGTTGCTGAGTAA